The genomic stretch ACGGTTCAGCAGAATTACTTACTTTAGCCGGTAGGGAATTAGCAACATTATCTGCAACTACTTTAATTACTCCAGCCTTTAGCGATTATTACCGCACACTCACGGCATACAACGCTAAAATCCTGGAGTTTCCCCTTTCTTTGGATGGGGAGTGGGGAGTGGGGAGTGGGGAGTGGGGAGTGGGGAGAAATTCTTCTTCGTCTTTCTCATCTGGGTTATCTCCATCGGCAAGTTGTGGATTATTGTTGAATAATCCCCACAACCCTACGGGCAGGTTATTCTCACGAGAGGCAATTTTGCCTTATTTGGAGCAATACGCTTTGGTGGTGGTGGATGAGGCGTTTATGGATTTTGTGCCTCCTGATGAGGAACAAAGCCTGATGGGGGTGGTACAAGAATATGCAAATTTAGTAGTATTGCGATCGCTCACGAAATTTTACAGTCTGCCGGGACTGAGATTAGGATATGCGATCGCACACCCTGACCGTCTTTCTCTATGGCAATCATGGCGAGATCCCTGGCCTGTCAACACCCTGGCGGCGGCCGCAGCAGTTGCAGCAATCCAAGACCAAGAGTTTCAACAGCTGACCTGGAAATGGCTAGCACCGGCACGCAACCAACTCTTTCAAGGTTTAGCCTTAATTCCCGGTTTACAGCCTCTAGAAGGCGCTGCTAACTTCTTACTGGTGAGATCACAAAAATCGACTTTGCAGCTACAAAAAAAATTACTCCAGCATCACCAAATTTTAATTCGTGATTGCGTGAGTTTTAAAGAATTAGGCGATCGCTTTTTCCGAGTTGCTGTCCGTTCCGAGTCTGATAACCAACGCTTATTAACAGCCTTATCTTCAGTGTTGATGACTGATGACGGTTGACAAAGGTTCAACGAAGACGCTTATTTTAATTCGGTCAATGACCAATGACTAATGATTAATGACTAATGACAATTGATTATGACTTAGTAATTATTGGTGGTACTTTAGCCGGACGTTATGCAGCCCTAGCGGCAAGCCAACTCAAGGCGACTGTGGCTTTGGTGGAGTCTCAAGTAAATTATGGATTTAGTCAACACCAGGCTTTGAGCGAAATCGGCAAAATCGTCCATAACATGAATGATGTAGCTGGTTTGGGGATTCACACTATAAACGCTGACCCTGCCGACAAATGTCAAGTATCTGTGGCATGGACAGAAGCCAAAGTGTATACTCAGGGCGTTGTCTCGAATATCCAAGAGCAGAACTCTCCCGCCAATTTAGCCGCCCAGGGTGTGGATGTGATTTTTGGCAGTGGTCAATTTCAATCTTCACCCCATTTAGCCTTTGCGGTGAATGAACGCTTGTTGCGGGGGCGTACTTATTTACTAGCTAGTGGTTCTGTCCTGTGCCATCCAGAAATTGAAGGATTGCAAACCACCGACTACTTAACTTTATCTAATATTTGGCGATCGCTCAAGCAAGCAAGCTTACCTAAAAATTGGGTGATTATTGGCGGTGTTCCCCAAAGCATTGAAGTTGCTCAAACTCTGGCGCGGTTGGGTTGTAGCGTAACTTTGGCAGTCAAATCTGCATCTATTCTGCCCTACGCTGACCCAGAAATAGCCCACCTGCTGCAAGCACAGTTAGAAGTTGATGGTGTGCGTGTCCTCACCGAGAAACCA from Nodularia sp. LEGE 06071 encodes the following:
- the cobD gene encoding threonine-phosphate decarboxylase CobD, which produces MRQPVHGGNLVWAAALAGCPPEAILDFSASISPLGPPNSAIAAIYSQIGNLRHYPDPDYSDLRLALGRFHQLPPEWILPGNGSAELLTLAGRELATLSATTLITPAFSDYYRTLTAYNAKILEFPLSLDGEWGVGSGEWGVGRNSSSSFSSGLSPSASCGLLLNNPHNPTGRLFSREAILPYLEQYALVVVDEAFMDFVPPDEEQSLMGVVQEYANLVVLRSLTKFYSLPGLRLGYAIAHPDRLSLWQSWRDPWPVNTLAAAAAVAAIQDQEFQQLTWKWLAPARNQLFQGLALIPGLQPLEGAANFLLVRSQKSTLQLQKKLLQHHQILIRDCVSFKELGDRFFRVAVRSESDNQRLLTALSSVLMTDDG